In Callospermophilus lateralis isolate mCalLat2 chromosome 18, mCalLat2.hap1, whole genome shotgun sequence, one DNA window encodes the following:
- the LOC143383722 gene encoding calcium-binding protein 5 isoform X2 has product MQFPSGPACIFLRKGIAEKQRRPLGQDEIEELREAFLEFDKDRDGFISHKDLGNLMRTMGYMPTEMELTELGQQVRMNLGGRVDFDDFVELMTPKLLAETAGMIGVQEMRDAFKEFDTNGDGEITLAELQQAMQRLLGERLTPREISEVVHEADVNGDGTVDFEEFVRMMSR; this is encoded by the exons ATGCAGTTCCCCTCGGGCCCCGCCTGCATCTTCCTGAGGAAGGGCATCGCTGAGAAGCAGCGG AGACCCCTGGGGCAGGACGAGATCGAAG AGCTCCGGGAAGCATTCCTTGAGTTTGACAAGGACCGAGATGGGTTTATCTCCCATAAGGATTTGGGGAATCTCATGAGGACAATGGGTTACATGCCCACGGAGATGGAATTGACCGAACTGGGCCAGCAAGTCCGCATGAACT TGGGGGGCCGTGTGGACTTCGACGACTTCGTGGAGCTGATGACCCCCAAGTTGCTTGCAGAAACGGCTGGGATGATTGGTGTCCAGGAGATGCGCGACGCCTTCAAGGAG TTCGACACCAATGGAGACGGGGAGATCACACTGGCGGAGCTGCAGCAGGCCATGCAGAGGCTTCTGGGAGAGAGGCTCACCCCCCGGGAGATCTCCGAGGTTGTCCACGAGGCCGATGTCAATGGAGATGGCACCGTTGACTTTGAAG AGTTTGTGAGGATGATGTCTCGCTGA
- the LOC143383722 gene encoding calcium-binding protein 5 isoform X1, translating into MQFPSGPACIFLRKGIAEKQRERPLGQDEIEELREAFLEFDKDRDGFISHKDLGNLMRTMGYMPTEMELTELGQQVRMNLGGRVDFDDFVELMTPKLLAETAGMIGVQEMRDAFKEFDTNGDGEITLAELQQAMQRLLGERLTPREISEVVHEADVNGDGTVDFEEFVRMMSR; encoded by the exons ATGCAGTTCCCCTCGGGCCCCGCCTGCATCTTCCTGAGGAAGGGCATCGCTGAGAAGCAGCGG GAGAGACCCCTGGGGCAGGACGAGATCGAAG AGCTCCGGGAAGCATTCCTTGAGTTTGACAAGGACCGAGATGGGTTTATCTCCCATAAGGATTTGGGGAATCTCATGAGGACAATGGGTTACATGCCCACGGAGATGGAATTGACCGAACTGGGCCAGCAAGTCCGCATGAACT TGGGGGGCCGTGTGGACTTCGACGACTTCGTGGAGCTGATGACCCCCAAGTTGCTTGCAGAAACGGCTGGGATGATTGGTGTCCAGGAGATGCGCGACGCCTTCAAGGAG TTCGACACCAATGGAGACGGGGAGATCACACTGGCGGAGCTGCAGCAGGCCATGCAGAGGCTTCTGGGAGAGAGGCTCACCCCCCGGGAGATCTCCGAGGTTGTCCACGAGGCCGATGTCAATGGAGATGGCACCGTTGACTTTGAAG AGTTTGTGAGGATGATGTCTCGCTGA